The Archocentrus centrarchus isolate MPI-CPG fArcCen1 chromosome 3, fArcCen1, whole genome shotgun sequence sequence TGGCAGATACCTcacagctgcaggaaaaaagGGTAAATGTGACAGTGGTCAAAGCTTTCAAAATTTAAATTCCTGTAAAAATAAGCTTTAAGGAGAGCTTTAAAAGCCAATACTGAGTTTGCTAAGTTAGTTTCTCTTATAAAGACGACTTTTTCAAGGTCTGCttgaaaaagtcatttttgcCAGATTGGAGAAAGCATGACCGTACAACCCTGTTAAATTTTATGTCAAAAATCACACCATGATTGCGAGTGAAATTCCTAATGTTGGAGGAcagatttctgtgtgtgtgtgtgtgtgtgtgtgtgtgtgtgtgtgtgtgtgtgtgtgtgtgtgtgtgtgtgtgtgtgtgtgtgtgtgtgcatttggaGGGGGTAAATAAAAGGACCTAATTTTTCACAGCAGTTACATTCTAAAGCATAAACACACCCACACCTTGAATATAAACCTGCATGAACGTCCTGGATTTCGTGTGAGTGCAACCTAAGTGCACCCTTCACagacagagagcagcagagaagcCTGTAGTCAGTCAGTAACCTGGTTGCTGTGTTTTCATGGAGGGCTGCATTCAAACCCTGCACACTGTTCTTGCTCAGGGACTACACAATCACTgcacagaggctgcagccaAGATACCTCCTAATGAGCAAAATAAGATGAAAATAAAGCCTCACAGGCAGAGAGCGGGGTcactgcaggggaaaaaaaaaaaaacacttagctAAAGGGTCATATGAAAAAGAGTACTTTTGCATGAGATATACACTATTTTAGTAACATCCTGAATATTAGAACCTGACTTTAAAGTAAAATTACTACTAGAAACCTGCAGGTTTTAATTTGTGTTTCAATTAAAGCCAATCCCAAAAGTACTGAGAAAAATGCTGTCTTTTGTACTGATAAGAAAACCCATGACTAGAGAGGAATTAGTCTCTGCCTCTATATGTGCGGCTGTATTCTGCTTTTGTTGACAACCGCTCATCCTCTTTACTTCACACTTAGCAGGTGTATGGCTGGAGACCCAAGGAAGCGCAGTGCTGGGTGTGAACTCGGATGGATACGCTGCCTGAATATTTGTAGTTAAAACTTGTCTTCTGTTATGCTTTTGCAACAGCGTGTTTTTAATAATGACATCTTCAGGAGGCAGCTCCCTCTAAAACTCAAACTATATGcagacattttaacatgtaACGTGAAGATGTTTAGGAGGCCATCTATAGTAACTATCAGCTGTTccacaatctctctctctcacacacacacacggaaaaCGGCAATGAAGGAACATTAATATTCACTTCATAAATGATCCTCATCCATGTGCTGtagatatagaaaaaaaaagacaaaagataaCACAAAGCCATATTTTAAGTATGTATTAAACATGCTGTAGGTTAGAAATATCAGCACACTTTTTTTGTCACAATTTTTAAGAAACTAGGATTTAAACAGACAAGTCTCCTGTTGTACTTCTCATTTGCTGTGTTTTGACTGgtggcttttctttctttttattatctCTGTAGAGTAAAAAGGCTTTAAagcaataataatattattataatattaataGAAAATCCTTTTCTCTGTATCCAGTACGATTGACATGTTTCCTTTATCTGTATGAGAGGATTTCATTAGAAAACCAGCCTTTTTACTTTGCTGTATGAATATTAGAGGAAATGCATACATAACTGCAGCACACACCTGAGAACCCAATGAAAGAGACTAATTCCTGCACTCAGCCTCACAGCAATGTTTCCCAGCTGGCACTAAACCCCTCCTGCCATTTAACTCTGAGATCAAGATAAGCTTTGCAGCTGAGGCCTACAACTCTATTACGAGTGTATAGTCATATAAACTCTTTCACAGTGCTCTTTGGgaagatcaaaaaaaaaaaaaaaaaaatccacaaaccaAAACTAATTACCAGCACTACATATACCAGCAAGATAAATATGAGTGTATAAAGTGcagatcagttttattttttttttttggacatgacTTTGGACACATTTTCCATAAATTAGTAAAACGCAGTCTTACTATTATTAACCATAATGATTAGTATGAATTAGTTTGTTTTGGCTCATATGTCAAAGAACCACAAATGCACATGCAATTCTGTGATACACTGCCTTCCAATATGCATCTGCATACAAGTGCAACAGCTCgaaatgtcattttaaataaaatgtgttcacagcGCCGTTTGTGTGGCATCAGTTTACACTAGAGATACTATAGTGTCCGATGAGCACTGGGCTACTCCAGCTTTGACCCTTTGGTGCACAGAGCTGAGGTGAAAAGCCCACAGCTGGCTCATCTGAGTGTGTGGATTAGGATGCTTATAAGCAGCAGTGATGGGAGGATTAGCAGGGCTGTGTAATGGACCACATCTCATCTCCTCACTTTAGGGCAGAGGGCTGCAGATGAGTGCTCGTGGCTCAGATGATTAGCACTGCATTGCACACATTCATCTAGTCCTGTTGTGTTACACTTCCGCAGCGTAACATTAGCATAGTACTCTTCTGGggcctttcagtgtttttactcAACCTCAGCGTAGGCGTCCAAGGGAAGGCCTCCCTGCTTCTCTCTTTGAGCACGAGGGACTTTGTTCCCAaaagcatttcttttctttagacAAAGGTCCCAATTAATAACAACACATGCAGTCGTTCCCACTTTACAACATAATAAAGCCAAGAAATCACTGCAATATCAGTCATGCAGAAACAATATTTATGTAAAAGAAATGTGCTTTAGTTCTAGATTTGAAGTAACATAAAATCTACTGCCAACCAACACAGTTGAGCACCAGGTTTTGGTagaaatatacattttatgtCACTGTGAGGTGAAAAGAGACGAGTGAACGCAACTGTTAGATATTTGTCTTCTTTGCAGGCTGATGCATATTTTATGGGTCTGTCTGCAGTCAACTGTGTAGATCTACAGAGAATAtaaatttatatacatatacacaataCAGCACTAAACCTAAAAAAACATCAATCGATGAATGGAGGCCAGCAGAACCGTTACATAATGCCATGACCCATTAGTGTGAGCTGTAAATAATTAACGGTTTACGAGACTGTAACGTCACACAATGTGGGTCATACTTTTTGTGCTGGCTCACATCTGCAGCTGTGGATGCTCAATATTTTGGTCATCAAGCCAAACATATTTGTGTAAAGTTGGTTATCCTCTATTTAATGACCGTACATGGGGAGAATCTACCACagcctaaaaaaagaaaaaaattacattatattatattatattatattatattatatgtgtgtgtgtgtttctttatgACAGTGCCAAAATGAAGTGACTACAAGCTTCATAGAGATACAATTTTACAATGGAGCTGTTGTAATGGTTTACATTAAATTGTGCAAACCCATTTAAGATGCAGTGCCATGATTTACAAACCATTCAACCCacagattttattaaaaaacacagaagTATATGCCTATTTTGAACCTGATGCTagcaacacatttttaaaaagatgggACAGgggcatgtttaccactgtgttgcATCATTTCATCTTTGAACAACTCTCTGTAAGCATTTGGCGATGGAGGAGAACATTTGCTGTGGTTGTgaaagagaatttttttttaccctatCCTTGCTTGATATAGGATTTCAACTGCTCAGCAGTTCTTGGACTCCGTTGTCATATTTTATATAGCGTTCATGATTTCCAAAAACATTCTTCAAATTCTGATTCAGCAGACCACAGGTCAGTTTTCATCCTTGCTTCAGTCCATCTTAAATGAGCTCAGGAGCACAGAAGCTGGCTGTGGATCTTTCTAgattctctttgttttttctttttcccttccCATGCTAGAATTTTAACTTGCATTTGTAGATGCTTAGATGAGCTCTCTGTACAAATAATGGTTTCTTGGAAGAGATCATTTAGTGATTTCCACAACACAACTGTGCCTGTCTTTCATGCACTGCCACCCGAGGGCCCAAAGATCACATCCATTcaatcatgtttttaaaattgtcCCGTGTACAACATTTttgcagattctctgaatctattaataatattaaatgtCCAAATTCTCTGCAATTTTAGCTTGAACAATGTTATGATATTGTTTAAGTATTTGCCCATGTAGTCTTCCACACAGTGATGAGCGTCCCTCCAGCTTTACTTCTAAAAGACTCTACACCCAATCAAGTTATACCATATTAGTTGTAAGATCTGTCTCctagattgttttttttagcattacacaatttttccacattttgtgaTCCCTATCCTAAAATGTTTGAAACATGTTGCTTGCATCAAATTCAAAGTAAGTATATATGAGACTATTTTCTCAGTTACAACATTTGAAATGTATGCTTGTAGTTGTTTCGATATAAGGTTGAAAAATCATGGCACTCCATTTTTGCTTATCTTTTACACAACAAACCTGATAAACTGACAGCTCTGTGTACATgctcatttctcatttttttaattagaaagATCCTACCTGGATTAAATCCGCATCTCATACCACAACCTGAACAACTGAGAGCACACCGTCTAAAATTACTAATCCCTTCAGTAATCTGCTCTCCATATGGAACTCCATGGACCTTATAAACTCAGCtgcatatgatttttttttattgtattctaTTCTAACTATTAACTAAAGTTAATACAACTCCTGGCTTATTTAGAGAAAGATTTCAAACCTACCAAACAGGTATGTATGAAAATTTTGTCTTCATTAATGAAAAAGCCAGGTATAAGGGCACACACAAATTCAGAGAGTAATGCtttttacagctgctgggatttTACCTGCTTCACtcagaacaaaaacatatttaaaaaacactTGTGAACAATGATCATTACTCTGAATGACACCAAATAAGAATAAAAGACGATGCTTAAGCCCAGCCCACTTCCTCCAGTGATCGTGGATGTATCACAGTGTTGAACTGGGTCCACTGAgatgaaagcaaagcaaaactaCGCTCACTTCCTCAGCTTCTCCGAGTAAATATTTAACAATAGCTAAAGAGCAGCCGTGCATCTGCTATTTTAATCCTCCTGCACTCCTGTGACAGATGACGACTTTTAAGCTGAATTTATAAATAGAATTACTTTGGTTATGAACTCCTAGCATCCTTTTCAAAGTCAGGGTAacttcatttgcattttataaCAATCCAATGAGCAACCAAAACGTTACTCTGCAACATATAAAGAAGAAGGCACCATCTGATTCACATCCACAGAAACCCATTTCTTGTTTCCTCTTAaatcacagtttccagcatccCAAGAGCCCTGCCTGCTGTAGTCTCCACATACTGTGTCAACCAGCCCAACCACAAATGCAGACAGCAAACGGACACGAGGACACCCACATGCAAAACAGCTCCCAGGCCAGTATCTAGGATTAGACCACCATAATAACTATGCAACGCAAACTCTAACCACTCCCTTACTCTGCATGCTGAGGACACCGCTGGTCTATTTAAGAGGTTGTATTTCAGCTCAACTTAAATTTAGAAAGGTCGATCCAGAGAGCTTCTGTGAAGAAACTATGCGCATTATTTTTGGTCTCCTTGAATGAGGGACAAGTGTGGCTTCAAATCATTCACAGATGTGCTGGTGCTCTGCCACACAAGTGGAGAAGAGGCAGGGCCCCTCCCACACTCTAAGGCAGACAGTGGAGATGGGAGGAAGCAAGGGAGCTGGAGCTCCATCAAGAGCCTCTCATtgtgagccacacacacacacacacacagcctcagtATTACCCGGGAGCTGAACTTAGCCAAGCGTCTCTAAGCATTTACCGCCATGTGAAACAATATAATCTGACACCGCTGACCCTTTTTGTTTCCTGGGCCTTGCAAGACACATCTTATGTAACATAGAGCAATGGAAGGGGCTGAAAAAAGCTAGGCTGCATTCGTATGTAGTTTGCAATCAACTCGACCCTTATTTCCATTTTATGGAACATCTGCTGCCCTTCTCTGCCACGTCAATGCAAATGTGCAAACCTGTTGTAGTTTCACCATGCAGCTACACTGAGCGTTTGCAAGTCATGAGAGACCCCAGCGTGTCAGTCGCTTACTGTAGTAAAAAGAAATATCAATAAAGACAAATGAGAAGAGCAGAGAGCTCGTGTTCAACGTGCACATTTATCGTTTCAACagagagggtgagagagagagagtgaactCATCCAAAAAAGCCCTGTGCTCCTCTAGCACCATGAACAGTCAGCAGCTtactaatacacacacataagcaaAAACACATGCCTGTTTAGGCATGAGTCAGGCCTTACCTGCTCATAGTTTAACCGCTGAGCTTCTGATATTTCTTTAGGTTTGGTTTCCAGGATGTAGTCAcctgaagggagagagagaggaaaagagagatgTTGGCAGATCTGTCGAGTCATATTGCAGAGCAATGCAATTACAACCTGGATTGGAACTCATTTCGGGTAAAGATTGTAACAGATGTTTTGAACTGTTTCTAATGCTCATTGATAGGTTTTGCACTGGTTGGCTGTATCCCAATAAAAGGCTGTGCCAAAAATGTAGGATGAGTTGAGTATCAGTCATCTGTGGCATCACCTGAATGCACCGCTGACTCACCTTTACAGCAATATGGACGCTGGCAGAGGACACAGCCTGGCAGATGTCTgcctcctgattttttttttattttttatttttttgccctgATCAGCACCACAAACATgctgtttttaatcattaattcaGCAAACCACTGTGCAAGTCTTTACTAAACAAACTGAGACGTTACACTACATCAGCTGTAGGAAGACAGATATGTTTCAAGACAAGCCAGAAGCACAGCTGACCATGAAATCTCAAGACAGGTTTATACTTGTAATGTTGTCTAGTTTTTCAATGTCACTGATGAACATTTTAAGCACTTCTCAGACTCTGAAGGCCAAACGCAAACTAGGTTCTTCCTCTTGCTGTGAATGTTTTACTGCCATCTACTCCTTACTTTTACAACTCTTGTGTAAGcgttttcaaaaatgtttcacaAAGAATCATTAATTTATTAGGAACTGGCAAGAGTATCGTGCTGCACTGTCAACATATTTTTCCCTGAGAACTGCTCAGAGGAATGCCATGGACCTCTTGTCATCAACATCCACATTAAGTGAAAACAGCCACGCATTTAGGATAAAAACTGCTTTCATATGCATCTTAGAATGAGTGGAATACATCCAGTGAAAAGCCTCTTAAGCTTTCTTTCGTGTGATTAGTGCTTTATAATTGTAATGACACAGTGGTTTCTTTGTGTGTATGCTGTGGGAAATAACTCCCCAATTCTGAACTTGGctttcaaagcaaaaaaaatataaaaggtcAGTAAAGGCCTGTTACCTTCTTCGACCTTTTATCAGAACTTATTTTGTGTGTCAAATGTATGCTTcacaaacaaactgtaaatgCAAACTGATGCATCACTCAGACACTGCTGCTGTTTACTGCAACTGTAAAGCACAAACGTTTCTTTCATAAAATGTTTGATCAGACAGAAGCTTAAAAGTCACCTCTGCCTTAATTTCTGAACTGACAGCCTTCATAAAGATTTTAGTTtaagtcaagatttttttttttccagcagggGGCCTGCCAGCTGAATGCTTTTTACTACAGCAAGTCCACAACTGGGAAAACCCCTCACGGCCCGCCTGTTGACTCACTGATCCCTGATCCTCACTTAATATCTGTATCCATCTGCCTTTAACTGCTTGGATCTCTGGCATGCTACACTGCTTACTGATGAACTGCCGATAGGCAACCACCAGCCCTTTTAAAACACCACTTCTGAGCTTGGTGTTTATGTGTTACGACAAACAGGTTATCCAGAAGTCCCTGAATGCTACATAagactgactgtgtgtgttgcaATTACATGCAAGCACAAGGTACCACACAAGCGAggcattttaaatgtaaatagtGATCACGCTGCACAAATCTGCCACTGCCTTTCAGGGTGATCAACAGAGATGAGGTATGTCAGCCAACAGATACACACAAGTAATCTTAGAGGCAAATCTATTGTAAAATAATTTGTGCTATGCTGTTATGTGGATCGTTTTACACTAGATGGGTGACATGAGTGTGGATCGGCAACTCCACCTCTGAAGACCCCCTTGCTAATGTGAcactttattttgatattttgaaGTTTAATTTTAGTTATGAATGACAGGACACAGCCAGAAAGATGAGACAGCTCCTGTTTCctttgcagcagcagaagacaggCTGATGGGGAATTCCCCTGTGCTGCTCTCTTCCTCTGTTGACCCTGGAATATATCTGACCTTTAAGTATGTGACTGCCCATTACAGAGAGGACATGAAACACAAGAATGTTTATGAGGACACTGAAACTCAGTGGCTTTGCGGGCTTCTATGTTTACAAGTGTATGGACTCATGGGCGACACTTCAAATACAGGTTAGTGTGATGCAGTATGTGCAGCCCAGCATACTGCTACTGTATTAAACTGCTTTGTGAACTTATTACTGAACAGTCTAGAACTACATATGCAAGAGTAATTGAGGTATGGACTACAAAAACTCACCGAGATATTCCATCAGTTGCTCAGCAGTTATAATTTCCATCATTGGTGGCATCTTAACCTGCAACAGAGACATATGCACAGCCATGGTTCGTTAaccattttaaaagcaaaatactGCAACACACCATAATACAGCAGGACAAATATGTACAGATTTGCACATCACATCCTTTCTAAGTACTTAACACGTGTGGACATAATGGCTTAAACTTGTCTTGACTGAAATTAATGAAAAGGGATGAGACTTGTATAGTTTAGTTAGCAAGTAAAGTCTTAGTAAACATTTTCTTCATTAAGGGATGGAATAGATGCTGACATGAGCCCAGAGATGCATTATGAAATATGCCTAATTGTATCAGTTTAGAATCAAGTCTCTATTGACCCGTTGTCATCTCCAAGCCTTTACCTTCCATGCAAGCAGAAGGACATTCATAATGGCCAGTAATGGACAGGGGCCGTTCTCGTTCTGCGTGATGATCGGCGTattctcctccctccatttgATCCACTTAATGTGGTATATGGACTGGCCGGCGGCCCGGTCCTTAGCACATGAACTCTTTGTGCTCTCGGCCCCGTACTCGTTCTGCAGGGCCAAGGCCAGTCCTCTGTCCTCCAGCCCCTCACTATTCAGGTCGGAACTGGGGCAGGAGTTGAGGTTGGAGAAGGACTCGAGCGAATCTAAGCTTCGAGACTCTCCAGCGAGGCTGTGATCGGGGTCACTCCCACTCGGCAAGCCCTCCGATAAGGCATTATCAGTGGGCAGCCCCGACTTGAcgttttctgtgtttgcattgtCCGGGCACAGATTAGTCGGTTTGGCAAGTTTTGTCGGTTCACTTTCTCCGCTAGCGGAAACCTCAGCCCGCACATCTGCGCCCTCTTTAGCGGAAGGTGAGGACGAGCCGTCGGTTTTGTTGTTTACTAACTTTGAGGCACCACCCTGGCTGTCTTCTGCGGCCAGCACAGAGTCATGCCCCATCCCGTTACTGATCTGATCCCCGGACCCCGACCAAGATCCGCTCGCCTCGGcgtctttcttcttctcctcctcctcctgatgcaCAGAGGGCACTTCGACCACTTCTGGCACGACAGACTTTTCGGTACTGGTACTGGAAATGACATTAACGCCAGTAGGAGCACTAACGGTTGTGGTGCTGATGTTATAACTAACGTTAACCAAACTACTGAGAGGAGCCTCACTATTCTTGCATTTGTCGGCTGTTCCTTTCACTCCAGCGACAGTAGTAACGTCGCCCATTTCTCCCGCAATCGTAGCACACAAAGAGCTCCCGTCAGCGTCTCGATGCAAGTTTGCATTTTTCTCCATTTCGGTTTACGAGCTGTCGACAGATTTTAGCTAAATTGCAGCAGTAGCTTCGGTCCCAAAGACGCCATGACAACTCTGCGAGTGACGTCATCAGAGTGAATCGCGTTCAGGCCGAACGCGGGGGGCGGCAGACAACCAACGGCCAGGCAGCGGTGCGTTTGGGTCTGCCCGGATTCTGTGAACTGTAAATCTTGTCGCTCCGATTAAACTGCGTGACCCATACGACGTGTTATTTAAACTACGTTTTTTAGCGCCATTTTATCACCGCGGTGACAAGCTTACATCTCACGCGCTAAAATATAGCTGGcctttatttaattattcaaaTAAACTAAAATGTGGACTGTTTCCCACTTTGAAACATACGTTGTGTACTTTTTAGACAAGATGTGACTGAGCACTTTCAGTGTATTAAGAAACATTTAAAGGTATTTGCAACAGCTCCAACACCGGTAGTAACGGCTGAATAGCCGGCTGGCTTTAAAAGGGTTTGATTGTTCAAGTGTTTACTTTTACGAGGACTCGTAAATTGATAAGAACCCGGCGTGGCCGTGACCGCTTTGCGTCCGCGTGCACGCGCATTTGAAATGCGTGATCTCGCGTAGCCGGACCTCGCGTAGCTGGAGTTATTGGCTGAtgggcgattttttttttttttttttttttttttgtggcggaATCAAGCTTACATATCTTGGGATATCGTGAGGTTGTCAGTGTCaatgagttttaaaaattcaCTACAAAGTCTGTTTCATTTGTCTTGCTGAATATAAAATCTTCTGAAAGTTGATACTCGTTGTATTAATTGGTTGTTGAGATAGCACTCTGGCTGTGCAACAAAGGCCATATCTAAGCGTCATTTCACAGATGGGATAAATCCACGTGTAGTAACGTTTTAGAGTCACTTGGTGGCAGGAAATACTTAAACGAGCAGAAGAGGCTCATAGGGTTCAGCACAGGTTTTACAGGCAGATCTTTCTAGCACAGCTGTTGTTTGGGACCCTTCTATAGTGACAACTGTGAGAAAATACTACTAAGGTGAAATGTGCaagattttattaaaatgttatctTAGTTTTGATAAGGCATTTGGCTCCAGCACTGTAGAGCTATATGAACATGATTGCTGAAGTGTGCAGGTAATGTATACTGTAGTATAGTAGAGGGCCTCTTTAGTTAAAATGTCCCAGTTTTTTAAAGGGATTTTTACTGGTCATTTTACATGCCCATTATTATGAGTTGGCAAGTTCACAAAAAAAGTTGATCTTTGTCTCAAAGTCTGCATCAAAATGTGAATTGTTTGCCATCAGTACATCAATCACAAGAGTCACTTCTGGGCTGTGAAGCGCCTAACATGTGGTTGCATCCTGGCTGAGAGGACCATGACCACATGTTATGTCCTAAAATACAAGTGTCAAACCACATACCTTAATACTTGTGAAATGTTTGTTATGATAACATTACCAGTACATGTCAgtacttgtaattttttttttgttatataaataagattttttttcttttatcatctAGAGATTAGTATAAAAAAGCAAAACGGTGAAATCCTTGTCAGTCTCTCTGTTGTCTCAGTATTTACAGATGTTGTTCCTTTtttgaataatttatttacgttgttttctttgtttattaca is a genomic window containing:
- the mindy2 gene encoding ubiquitin carboxyl-terminal hydrolase MINDY-2 isoform X1, whose protein sequence is MEKNANLHRDADGSSLCATIAGEMGDVTTVAGVKGTADKCKNSEAPLSSLVNVSYNISTTTVSAPTGVNVISSTSTEKSVVPEVVEVPSVHQEEEEKKKDAEASGSWSGSGDQISNGMGHDSVLAAEDSQGGASKLVNNKTDGSSSPSAKEGADVRAEVSASGESEPTKLAKPTNLCPDNANTENVKSGLPTDNALSEGLPSGSDPDHSLAGESRSLDSLESFSNLNSCPSSDLNSEGLEDRGLALALQNEYGAESTKSSCAKDRAAGQSIYHIKWIKWREENTPIITQNENGPCPLLAIMNVLLLAWKVKMPPMMEIITAEQLMEYLGDYILETKPKEISEAQRLNYEQNMSDAMAVLHKLQTGLDVNVKFTGVRVFEYTPECIVFDLLDIPLYHGWLVDPQMHDIVKAVGNCSYNQLVEKIISCKQSDNSELAGEGIVAEQFLNSTATQLTYHGLCELTSTVQEGELCVFFRNNHFSTMIKYKGQLYLLVTDQGFLTEEKVVWESLHNVDGDGNFCDSEFRLRPPSDPETVYRGQQDQIDQDYLMALSLQQEQQSQDLQWEQLPEGISDLELAKKLQEEEDRRASQYYQEQEQEQAAAAAHAQEGQQEAVEGAETDRGGPGAGGAAAGGGIAAPAGATPSPGKQSSSGERKAKKESKDKDKCVIL
- the mindy2 gene encoding ubiquitin carboxyl-terminal hydrolase MINDY-2 isoform X2 produces the protein MEKNANLHRDADGSSLCATIAGEMGDVTTVAGVKGTADKCKNSEAPLSSLVNVSYNISTTTVSAPTGVNVISSTSTEKSVVPEVVEVPSVHQEEEEKKKDAEASGSWSGSGDQISNGMGHDSVLAAEDSQGGASKLVNNKTDGSSSPSAKEGADVRAEVSASGESEPTKLAKPTNLCPDNANTENVKSGLPTDNALSEGLPSGSDPDHSLAGESRSLDSLESFSNLNSCPSSDLNSEGLEDRGLALALQNEYGAESTKSSCAKDRAAGQSIYHIKWIKWREENTPIITQNENGPCPLLAIMNVLLLAWKVKMPPMMEIITAEQLMEYLGDYILETKPKEISEAQRLNYEQNMSDAMAVLHKLQTGLDVNVKFTGVRVFEYTPECIVFDLLDIPLYHGWLVDPQMHDIVKAVGNCSYNQLVEKIISCKQSDNSELAGEGIVAEQFLNSTATQLTYHGLCELTSTVQEGELCVFFRNNHFSTMIKYKGQLYLLVTDQGFLTEEKVVWESLHNVDGDGNFCDSEFRLRPPSDPETVYRGQQDQIDQV